The Pollutimonas sp. M17 sequence TGCTCGCGCGCGGAGCGGATCCCAATGAAATCAGCCCCAAGGGCCAGCCCGCCATCATGCAGGCCATACGGGATGGCGCCTGGGATGTCTATGACGTTCTGGCGGCCAATCCCAAAACCGCCTTGAACGCCATCAACGTCAACCGCGAAACGCCGCTCATGTACCTGGCCGTCGTGGGGGAAACGAAACGGGCACAGGAACTCATACGGCGCGGAGCCATGGTCAATCGCCTGGGTTGGACGCCCTTGCAGTATGCGGCGTCCAAGGGGCATCTGGATACGGTGAAAATGCTGGTCGCCAACAAGGCCACGGTCAATGCTCCGGGCCCGGATGGCACGACGGCCCTGATGATGGCGGCCTATGGGGGCAGCGAACCGGTGGTGCGTTTCCTGCTGGAGTCGGGCGCCGACGCAACCATGCAGAATTTGCAGAAGCAGGACGCGGCCGACTGGGCTCGATTGAAGAAACATACGGCACTGGCCGAAAAACTGGATGAATTGAGCGCCAAGGTTCTGGCCCAGCGGGCCGCCCTGCGCAATCGCGGCGATTCGGGGGGGCAGGCGGATTCCGGCGATGGCGTCAAGACGGTGGATCTGAATGACGGCGCTGCTACCGCGCCCGCCACGGCCGCGGCGAAAAAGAAGGAGCCGGCCAAGGATGCCTCGTCGACGTCGCGCTATTTCGACCTGGACCGCTTCAACGAACCGGCCGAGCCCTGACGGGCCTTGCACGCTTACCAACGGCGCCGCCGCATTGAGCAGTGGCGCCGTGTCTCCGACGAGACTATGGAGGCTTTAGGCCGGCATATAGGCGGGTTTCAGTATGCCCCGCAACTCGCTGTAGGGCATCAGCAGTTCAGGCTGCCCCGATGAATAGGGTGCGATCAGGTAGGAATCGTACTTGACGACCAGGCCCTGATCGGTGAAGCCGAAATTCGAGCTGACCTGGAAGGGCCAGATTCGATGGTAAGTGTCGGGGTCATTCTGTGCATCGGGGTTGGTGGCCAGCCAGCGCTGGTGGGCCGCCCTCAAGGCGGCGACATAGTCGTCGCCCTTGCCTGGTTCCAGAATGTCGGCCAGGCCCAGCACCCGGCCTGCGTCGTTGTCCCAGTTGAGAAACTGGGTGGCCGAAATACCGTGAGCCGCACCTGTGTAGTATTGCCAGGTATTCAGTTCGACCACGGTCAGGTGCCGGTTGCGATAGCGCGTTTTGGCGGCAAGCAGGGTCGAATCGCGCGGCGCCGCCGTTTTCCAGAAATAATCCTGGTATTGCTGCACCGTGGCATAAGGCGGCGCGCTGCTGTCCACGCCCGTCATGGTGGCCAGGGCATGGTCGATCAGTTCGTTCAGCCGCGTCTGACCCGGGAACACAATGGAATCCAGCTTCAGTGTGGGGCAGTCGCCGGTGCAGCCGGGCTTGCGGCGCTCCCACTTGACCTCCTGGGTAAACAGGCCCTCTTTGCCGCTTTGCTGAGCGGTTTCAGCGGGTATCAGCGAGATATTGTCCTTGGGGCCGCTGGCGCAGGCGGACAGGAAGACGACGGTGGAAAGCAGGGCGGCGCGCCGCACTCTAGGGAATAAAAACGGGGATATGCTCATTTGACGGTGCCGGCATTCTGGCCAAAAAGGATTTTGCGCGATTCCTCGTCGCCGACCGAGGGAAGCGCGTTTATCTGCTGGGCTTTCTCGTAGGCCCGCAAGGTGGCGGGACGGGCGGCGATGGCATCGAACCATCGCTTCAGATGGGGAAAGTCGTCCAGGTTCTGGCTCTGGCGTTCGTGCGGAACGATCCAAGGATAGCAGGCCATGTCGGCGATGGAATAATCGCCGGCGATGAACTCGCGGTCGGCCAGGCGCTTGTTGAGCACGCCATACAGGCGGCCGGTTTCGCGCACGTAGCGGTCGATGGCGTAGGGAATCTTGTCCTGGGCGTAGGTGTTGAAGTGGTGATTCTGGCCCGCCATGGGCCCCAGTCCGCCCATCTGCCAGAACAGCCATTGCAGCACGTCGGCGCGGCCGCGCAGCGTGCCGGGTATGAATTTGCGCGTCTTGTCGGCCAGGTACAGCAGGATGGCGCCGGATTCGAACAGTGAAACGGGTTCGCCGCCGTCGGCGGGCGCACGGTCGATGATGGCGGGTATGCGGTTGTTGGGAGCGATGTCCAGAAAGTGCGGCTGGAACTGCTCTCCCTTGCCGATGTTGATCGGGAAAATCGTATAGGGCAGGCCGGCCTCTTCCAGAAACAGGGTGATCTTGTGTCCGTTGGGCGTGGTCCAGTAATACAGGTCGATCATGGGTATCCTTTGTCAGGCGGAGGCCGGCTTGGCATCCAATGCTTTTTCGATATCGGCCCGCAAGGCCTCCGGCTTGGTGGCCGGGCCGTAGCGCTTGATCACCCGGCCATCGCGCCCCAGCAGGAATTTGGTGAAATTCCACTTGATGGCCTGGCTGCCCAGCACGCCCGCCTTTTCATTCTTGAGCCAGCCGTACAAGGGATGCGCTTGCGGGCCGTTGACTTCGATTTTTTCAAACAAGGGGAAACTGACGCCGTAGTTGGCGGAGCAGAATGCGGCGATCTGTTCGGGGCTGCCCGGTTCCTGGCGGCCGAACTGGTTGCAAGGAAACGCCAGCACTGAAAAACCCCGATCCTGGTAACTGCGGTGCAAGGCTTCCAGGCCCGCGTACTGCGGCGTAAAACCGCATTCGGAGGCCACGTTCACGATGAGCAGCACTTGATTGGCGTAACGCGACAAATCGACGTTTTCGCCTTGCAGCGACTTTGCCGAGAAAGAATGCAGGGTGGTCATGGGCGATTGCTTTTCCGGGCCGGGAGGGTCAGTGTACTTTACCATTCAGCGCCCATTTCCTGACCGCGGCCAGGGTGTTGGGCACGTGGCCGTCCGGGTCGGAGCTGCTGTACTCGTAATAGATTTTATGGTCCGGCGTAATCACATAGGAAACCCGGTTGGCCATGGCGGGCATGAAGGCCATCTTGGCATCGTAGGCCTTGATGACCTTGCCGTCGGGATCGGCTCCGACGGCGAATTTTCCGCGGCATTCGCTGACCGAGAATTCCTTCAGCTTTTCCAGCCCATCGGCGGAAACACCCAGCACGGTGGCGCCGTATTGCTTGTACTCGTCGATGGCTTCGGCAAAATTATGCGCCTCGATGGTGCAGCCCTTGGTGAACGCGGCGGGATAGAAATACAGCACCACGGGGCCGTTGCGCAAGGCTTCCTGTAAGGAAAAGGGAAAGGCTTTTCCGGCCTGCGTGGCCTCCAGGGTGAAGGAAGGCGCCGGGTCGCCGGGCTTCAATTGCGCATGCGCCGTGGCCGGGGCCAGGCAGGAAAGGGCCAGTGCGGCGGATGCGGCCAGGGCGGCCCGATGAAAATAAGTCATGATCATTCCTTCAAGCTGTGGATGCGGCCCTCGGCGGAGCGGTCAGCGATGGAACAGCCATTTTCATCCAGTCCCTGCGTTTCCACAAGAAGTGCCGTCAAAGTCGGCTACTATGTCGGCTTCAGCTTCATTACACGTTTATGTCAGCCCACGGCCATGACCACGATTTATCACAATCCCCGCTGCGGCACCTCGCGCACGGTGTTGCAAACCCTGCAAGAACGCGGCCTGCAGCCCGAGATCATCGAGTATTTGAAAACGCCCTTGTCCCGCGACCAGCTGGCCGCCCTGATCAGCGCTGCCGGACTGACCGTGCGCGAGGCGATACGCGCCAAGGAAGACCTGTTCCAGGAACTGGGGCTGGACGATCCCGCGCTGGACGACGAGCGGCTGCTGCAGGCCATGGCGCAGCACCCGGTGCTGATGAACCGTCCCTTCGTCACCACGGCCAAGGGCACCCGCCTTTGCCGGCCCGCCGCCCTCGTCGACGAGCTCATTTGAACAATGCCCGGGCGGCCGCCGGCCGCGCAAGCCGCCACCCGGCGTTGACGGGCCCGGCCCCATGAGCCCCCCATGACGCTGCAGACCTTCGCTCTTGTCATCAGCGCGGCTATTCTGCACGCGGCCTGGAATCTTCTATCCAAGAAGGCCGCCGCCGCGGCCGGCCATTTCGTGTTTTCCTACCGCCTGCTGTCCTCGGTGCTGTATGCGCCGTGGGTCGTCTATATTTTCTGGGCCGACGGAATGGACTGGAGCCTGGCAGCGATCCTGTTCATCGCCTTGTCCAGCGTCCTGCATCTTTGCTACAGCCTGTGCCTGCAATGGGGCTACCATGCCGCCGACCTGTCCGTGGTGTATCCCATCGCGCGCGGCACGGGGCCGCTGCTGTCCAGCCTGGCCGCCTTCATCCTGCTGGGCGAACGGCCGTCCACCTTCGGCGTGCTCGGCATCGCCTGCGTGGTCGCGGGCATCCTGCTGATCGCCTCCGGCGGCAATCTGCGCCGTTTCGCCAACCCGCAAGCGCTGGCCGGCGTGCGCTGGGGCTTTTTCATCGGCCTGTTCATCGCCGCCTACACCGTGGCGGATGCCTACAGCGTGAAGGTCCTGCTGGTCGCTCCGGTGATCCTGGACTGGTTGTCCGCGACCGGGAATGCGCTGATCATGGCGCCTCGGGCCTGGGTGCGCCGCGCGGACATGATGGCGCAAATGCGCGGAAAATGGGGCTATGCGCTGGCGGTGGGCGCCTTGTCGCCGATGGCCTACATTCTGGTCCTCTATGCCCTGCAGCTGGGCGGCCCGGTCAGCCTGGTGGCTCCGCTGCGCGAGACCTCGCTGATGATCGCGACCGTGGCGGGATTCTTCATACTGAAGGAAAAAGTCTCGGCCGCCCGGGTCATGGGTTGCGCGGTGATCGTGGCGGGCGTGATCTTGCTGGCCCGATAGCACGCGTCGCGCTCCATGCCCGGTTGCGCAGAACGGGCATGGCCGCGCTCAGACGGTCTGTTCGGCGAAGATATGCATCTGCCTGGGCCGGGCGATCAGGGTTTCGTTTCCCTTCAGTCCCAGCTGCGAGAACCGTTCGGCTGAAATGACGGCTTCGATCCGTTCCGACGTATCGGCCCGCTTCAGTTCCAGCTGCGCCAGCGGCCCTATGGCGTGGACGTGTTCCAGCTGCACGACAATGCCCGGGGCATCCGGCGTATAGCGATCGATCTCGATGTCGTGCGGCCGCACGTAGGCGGTGCCGTGGGCCGCGCTCGCGTCCCGGTGGCCGGGCGCCTCCAGCACGGTATCGCCCGTTTCCAGCAGTCCGTCGCGGATGCGGCCATGAAACAGGTTCACATGGCCCAGGAAGCCATAGACGAAAGGCGTGGCGGGCTGGTTGTAGACCTGGGCGGGCGCGCCGGTCTGCTCCACCTTGCCCTGGTTCATCACGACGATTTCATCGGCCACTTCCAGGGCCTCTTCCTGATCGTGGGTGACGAAGATGCTGGTGACCTGCAATTCATCGTGCAGGCGCCGCAGCCAGCGCCGCAGTTCCTTGCGCACCTTGGCGTCCAGCGCGCCGAAGGGTTCGTCCAGCAGCAGCACGCGCGGTTCGACCGCCAGGGCGCGCGCCAGGGCAATGCGCTGGCGCTGGCCGCCCGACAGCGCCGAGGGCTTGCGGTCGGCGATCCAGTCCAGTTGCACCAGTTCCAGCAGGCGAGTGACTTTTTCCTTGATGGCGGCATCGGTCGGACGCTCTTTGCGCGGCTTGACGCGCAGTCCGAAAGCGATGTTCTCGAACACGCTCATGTGCTTGAAGAGCGCATAGTGCTGGAACACGAAGCCAACCTGGCGCTCGCGCACATGGCGCTCAGTGGCGCTTTCATTGTCCAGCAGTATGTCGCCCGAGTCGGGGTGCTCCAGGCCGGCGATGATGCGCAGCAAGGTGGTCTTGCCGCAGCCCGACGGCCCCAGCAGGGCCGTCAGCTTGCCGTCGGGAAATTTCAGGGATACGTCGTCCAGGGCGGTGAAGCCGCCAAACCGTTTTTGTATATTGCGTACTTCGATGCTCATGATCAGTGCTCCTGGATGGCCTGCGGGGTCGTCGTGCCGCGGGTCCGCCATTCGACCCACGATTTCAGGGCCAGCGTCACCAGCGCCAGCATCGCCAGCAGCGATGCCACGGCGAACGCCGCCGAAAAGTTGTATTCGTTGTAGAGAATTTCCACGTGCAGGGGGATGGTGTTGGTCAGGCCCCGGATGTGGCCGGAGACCACCGACACCGCCCCGAACTCGCCCATGGCGCGCGCGTTGCAGAGAATCACGCCGTACAGCAGCCCCCACTTGATGTTGGGCAGCGTGACGTGCACAAAGGTTTGCCAGCCCGTGGCGCCCAGCACCAGGGCTGCTTCCTCTTCTTCGCTGCCTTGCGATTGCATCAGCGGAATCAGTTCGCGGGCGACAAAAGGAAAGGTGACGAAGACGGTCGCCAGCACGATGCCCGGCACGGCGAACAGTATCTTGATGTCATGCTGGTACAACCAGTCTCCCATCCAGCCCTGGGCGCCGAACAACAACACGTAGATCAGGCCGGAGATCACCGGCGACACCGAGAAGGGCAGGTCGATGAGGGTGATCAGCAGGTTCTTGCCGCGGAACTCGAATTTGGCGATGCACCAGGCGGCGGATACGCCGAATGCCAGATTGAGCGGCACGGCGATGGCGGCTGTCAGCAGGGTCAGCCTGATGGCCGCCAGCGCGTCGGGCTCGACGATGGCGGCTACGTATGCGTCCCACCCTTTGCGGAAGGCCTCGGCGAAGACGGCGAACAGGGGCACGAAAAGGAAAAGCCCAAGGAAAAGGAGGGCGGCGAGTATCAACAGGCAGCGTACCCAGGGAGGCTCCAGCGTGGCCGGCGCGCTCCTGTTGCGGGCGCCGGCCACTCCCGCGCCCGGGGTTAGGGCGGCCGGCGATCCGGCGGCCGGCGATCCGGCGGCCGGCGCCCCGGTGACTGGAGCGGCAAGCGTGCCATTCAGTGTATTCATTTTCAGCTCCTGGCGGCCTGGCTGCCGCGCCGCGTCCAGGCTTGCAGCACATTGATGGCAAGCAGCAGCGCAAACGAGGCCGACAGCATGACGACGGCGATGGCGGTGGCGCCCGCATAGTCGTATTGCTCCAGCTTGGTCACGATCAGCAGGGGGGTGATTTCCGAAACCATGGGCATGTTCCCGGCAATGAAGATGACCGAGCCGTACTCGCCGGTGGCGCGGGCGAACGCCATGGCAAAGCCGGTCAGCAGGGCCGGCAGTATGGTCGGGAAGACCACCCGCAGGAAAGTCTGGAGGCGATTGGCGCCCAGGCTGGCCGCGGCTTCCTCCAGCTCCTGCTCCGCCTCTTCCAGCACCGGCTGGACGGTGCGTACGACGAAAGGCAGGCCTATGAAGGTAAGCGCCACCATCACGCCCAGCGGAGTGAATGCCACCTTCACGCCCGCCAGCTCCAGGTATCGCCCCAGCCAGCCATTGGGCGCGTACAGCGCCGTCAAGGCGATTCCGGCCACGGCGGTGGGCAGGGCGAAAGGTAGATCCACCAGCGCGTCCACCAGCTTCTTGCCGGGAAAGCGGTAGCGCACCAGCACCCAGGCGACGATGGCGCCAAAAATCAGGTTGATGGCGGCGGCCAGGAGGGAGACACCGAAACTGAGCCGGTATGAGGCGATGACCCTGGGCGAGGCGATGGCCTGCCAGAAGCCCTCCCACGTCAGGGTGAACGTCTTCAGGAAGACGGCCGACAAGGGGATCAGGACAATCAGGGCAAGATAAAGCAAGGTGAAGCCCAGGGTAATGCCAAAGCCGGGAATGACCCGGAAAGGCTTGGGGCTGCTTGCCAGGGGAAGGGCGATGCTGGACATTCGATTACTCATGCATGATGGAGGCGTCGGGCGCGATTGCGTCGGCGCCGCCCGTAAGCGGCGCCGACGCTAAGGCCGCTACTTGGCTGCCGGCTGGTATATCTGGTCGAAGACTCCGCCGTCGCCAAAGTGATGCTTTTGCGCCTTGGCCCATCCGCCCGCCACCTCGTCGATGGTGAACAGCTTTATCTTTGGATACTGCGCCGCGTACTTCGCGGCGATCTTTTCCGACGTGGGCCGGTAGTAATTCCTGCCGGCGATGTCCTGGCCCAGGTCCGAATACAGGTATTGCAGATAGGCCTGGGCCACCTTGCGCGTTCCCTTCTTGTCGACGGTCTTGTCCACGATGGCCACGGGCGGTTCGGCCAGGATGCTGACCGACGGGGCCACGATTTCAACCTTGTCCGGGCCCAGTTCCTTGATGGCCAGCAGCGCTTCGTTCTCCCAGGCCAGCAGCACGTCGCCGATGCCGCGTTCGACAAAGGTGGTGGTCGAGCCGCGCGCACCGGAATCGAGCACCGGCACCTGCTTGAACAACTGGCCCACGAACTTCCTGGCGCTTTCCTCATTTCCTCCCGGCAGGCCCAGGGCATAGCCCCAGGCGGCCAGGTAGTTCCAGCGCGCGCCGCCCGAAGTCTTGGGGTTGGGCGTGATGATGGACACGCCCGGCTTGATCAGGTCGTCCCAATCCTTGATGTGCTTGGGATTGCCCTTGCGCACCAGGAAGACAATGGTCGACGTGTAGGGGGAACTGTTCAGCGCGAATTCTTTCTGCCAACCGGGCTTGATGGCGCCCCGGGCGGCGATGGCATCGATGTCCGAAGCCAGGGCCAGCGTCACGACGTCGGCCTCCAGCCCGTCGATCACGGAGCGGGCCTGCTTGCCCGAACCGCCATGCGACTGCTTGATGGCGACCGTATCGCCGGTCCTGGCTTTCCATTCCTTGGCAAAAGCCTGGTTGAATTCCTGATAGAGCTCGCGGGTGGGGTCGTAGGAAACGTTCAAGAGCGAGATATCCGCCGCCTGGGCGGATTGCGCCGCGAAAAAGGCCAGTGCGGCGAGTGTTTTGACGACAGTGCGTAGTGCCATGCTTGCATCCTTTCTTATGATGGGCCGCGAACCAGGAATGGTTCACGGGTCCCAGGGCTCTAGACTAAGGATGAAGGACGAGAAATAGAACGATTACTTTCGCCAATGTTTATAAGCTGCGCACATTATGCGCCCGGGCTATAAGTTGAATTTCGCCCTCAAAAAAAGCCGCTCCGGAAATGGAGTATGAAATATCCGTAAATGGAGTGTAAAATGTCCATGAACGGAGAACATCATGAACCTGGCCTATGCGTACCCCCTCAGCCGCTTCGAACCGGCGGCAATGGTCGACCTGAACGACAAGCCCACGCGCGAGCGCCTTTCCGGCTCCGCCCTGAAGGGCTTCTTCAAGCTGGCCGACGCCTGGAAACTGCGCGACGAAGAGGCCTGCAATCTATTGGGGGGCCTGTCCAGCAGCGCATTCTACGAATGGAAGAAAAAACCCGACCGTGTGCTGGAGGTCGACCGCATCACGCGCATCTCCTATTTGCTGGGCATCTACAAGGCCCTGCACATCCTGTACGGCGACGAACTGGCCGACCAGTGGGTGGGCATGCCCAATCGCAACATCATTTTCAAGGGCAGGACTCCGCTGGACTACATGCAGGAAGGGGGCTTGCTGGCCATGCAGACGGTCCGGCAACTGCTGGATGCGCGCCGGGGCGGGGTGTAAGTGCGCCTGCCGCCCTTGTCGCAAATCAGGCAGCACGATACCTGCCGGCTGCTGCCTTCGCGCTTCGCCGATGCCGAAGATTCCGTGCTGGCGCCGCTGGCCGACAGCCCGGCGCATCTGGCCGATCTGTTTGCGCTCGATAACGCCACCAATCAGAGGCTGGCCGCCGAGCGCGGCCTGGCGCCGGGCATAGGAATCGACGAACTGGTCTTCGGGGTGCCCAACTTCCGCATCGTCAACGCCGCCTATACCTACCCCCGTCCCGAGGGCAGCCGCTTCAACAGCGGTCTGCGGGGCGCTTGGTATTGCGCCTTCGACGTGGATACCGCCATCGCCGAAATCGTTTTCCACAAGACAGTGGAGTATGCCGAAATCGGCCATTTCCGCGACAGCGTCGACTACCAGCTCATGCTGGCCGACTTCAGCGGTCAGTTCCACGATCTGCGCCGCGCCTCCGGCTTCAGGCAGTGCCTGGATCCCGAAAGCTATGTGGCTTCGCAGGCGCTGGCCGAATCGCTGCTGGAAAACGGATCGCTGGGACTGGTGTACCCTAGCGTCCGGCGAGCCGGCGGCGTCAACCTGGCCTGCTTTCGTCCCGCCCTGGTCAATAATGTGCGGCGCGACGCGGCATACCGGCTTAGCTGGTCGGGCACGCCGGAACCGGCAGTCAAGGCCATCAAGGCAAAAAGCAAAGGCAAGAAGATACCAAGGCGCCCAGCCTGAACGCTGCGCCATTTAACAAAGAGAGGAGCACATGAGTCTTTACGCACAGTTGCAGCAACGCGCCGCCGAACACAAGCCCATACGGGTGGGCCTGATCGGCGCGGGCAAGTTCGGGTCCATGTACCTTGCGCAGATACCGCGCACGCCAGGGGTTCACCTTGTGGGCATCGCCGATCTTTCGCCGGACGCGGCCAGAACCAACCTGGAGCGCGTGGGCTGGAAGCCGGAACAGACACAGGCCGCATCGGCCCGGGATGCGCTGCGCACGGGCGCCACCTGGATCACCGACGACTGGACCGCCCTGGTCGGCGTGGCCGAGATCGACATCATCGTTGAATGCACGGGCAATCCCATCGCGGCGGTCGAGCATTGCCTGGCGGCCTTCGATCAGGGCAAGCACGTGGTCAACGTCACCGTCGAGGCGGACGCCTTCTGCGGCCCTTTGCTGGGACGCAAGGCCAAGGATGCCGGCGTCGTCTATTCCCTGGCTTTCGGCGACCAGCCCGCGCTCATCTGCGACCTGGTCGAATGGGCGCGCACCTGCGGCTTTCCGGTGGTGGCCGCCGGCCGCGGCCACAAATGGCTGCCGCATTTTTCCGAGTCCACGCCCGAAACCGTTTGGGGCTATTACGGCCTGACACCTGAACAGGCCGCGCGCGGCGGACTGAACCCCAAGATGTTCAACAGCTTCCTGGATGGATCCAAACCCTCCATAGAAAGTTCGGCCGTGGCCAACGCCACGGGCCTGGGCGTGCCGTCGAACGGGCTGCTTTATCCTCCCGCCAGCATCGAAGACATTCCCTATGTGACCCGGCCGGTGTCCGAAGGCGGGGTGCTGGAACGCAAGGGCATGGTCGAAGTCGTTTCCTCGCTCGAGGCCGACGGCCGCCGCATCCCCTACGACATACGCATGGGTGTCTGGGTGACGGTCGAGGCCGAAACCGACTACATCAAGAACTGTTTCGAGGAATACAACGCGCATACCGATCCCAGCGGCCGCTACTTCACCTTGTACAAGCGCTGGCATCTCATCGGCCTGGAGGTCGGCATGTCGGTGGCCTCCGTGGCCTTGCGCGGCGAGCCCACGGGCGTGGCCACCTGCTGGAACGCCGATGTCGTGGCCACCGCCAAGCGCGACCTTCAGGTCGGCGAACTTCTCGATGGCGAAGGCGGCTATACCGTGTGGGGCAAGCTGCTGCCGGCGGCCGCGTCGCGCACGCTGGGCGGGCTGCCTTTGGGCCTGGCGCACAACATCAAGGTCACGCGTCCGGTCAGGAAGGGGCAAAGCCTGTCCTGGGACGATGTCGCCATCGACACCACCACGTCGGCCTACAGGATACGCCGCGAAATGGAAACGATATTCGCCGCCTCCTGACGCCTTGCGCCCGATCCGGCCTTATCGCCCGCCGCAATAAAAAGGCGTAACGGCCTTGTGAAAAAGGAATAGAATCGCAAGAAAAATTTTCACTGGAAAATCTTGAAAGCGATTCGCTGGCTGATGGCGTTATGCGGCGTGCTTGCTCTGGCGGGCGGCCCGCTTGCAAGCTGGGCCGGCCCCGCACTGGCCCAGTGCAACGGAATCAAGGATCTGGTTTTCGTGCCTCATCAGGACGACGACCTGCTTTTCATGAACCCCGACATCGAATCGGCCATCGACGCCGGCGGCTGTGTCCAGGTGGTTTACCTGACGGCCAGCGAGCGGGGCGAGGGCGAGCCCTACATGCTGGGACGCGAGCGCGGTGTGCGCGCCGCCTATGCCTATATGGCGCAAACCGCCAACGAATGGACGGAAGACACCGTTGGCGTCGGAGCCCGGACGATCGCCCGTTTCACCCTGGCCGGCAACCGGCGTGTGCAGTTGCTGCATATGCGCATCAAGGATCCCTGGCTGGGCAAGGGCTGGGGCAGCTTGACGCCCCTGAGCCAGGTCGAGTCCGTGCCCGGAACCACCGCGGATTCCCTGGGTGCGTTTGCTCAGGCCTATACACGCCAGGACCTGGTGCAGACGATAGCCGGCATCATCCGCGACTATGCGCCCTCAACGATACGGCACATGGACGACACCGTGGCAGTGCCTTATACCGCCTTGTGCTGGCGCTGCGCCGGCCATGACCATCCGGATCACATCGCCAGCGCGCGTCTGGTGCGCGATGCCTTGCGGACTTTCCCGGAAGGCCTCTTTGCCGAAGTGGCTTATGTCGACTACCCCAGCCAGGAACGGGACGCCAATCTGTCTTCCGCCGAGATCGCGGACAAGACCGAAGCCTTCAGGCGCTACGCCTGGGACGATTACCGCTATTGTTCGGGCGCCGACCATTGCAAGGAGCCGGCCGGTCCGGCGGCCTCGTGGGTGGGGCGCAGCTATTACGTGTCGCGCCGCAGCGCGCCTCCGATATTGTTGCCCGCCTTGGGCGGCGGCTACCTGCTGCTGGCCGTGGGCGAGTCCAACCGGGCGGCCAACGTCTGGACCAGCACCCTGCGCCGCTGGAACAGCCTCGGCGGCCGCAGCGCGGACCCGATCGCGGCATTCCAGTATCCGGACGGCGGCGCCGGCATCCTGGCCAGGGATGCGAATGGCCGCGTGTGGACCCAGCGCCAGGATGCGCAGGGCCGCTGGGAGGGCTGGCAAGCCATCGCGGGAGCCCGCATGAAGCGCCTGCCCGCAGTCGCCGCCCAGGAGGCGGCGGCGGTGGGCCTGGGCAACGACGGCGTATTCCACTTCAGCGCCTATAGCCCGGAAGGGCGGAACTGGCCGGCGTGGATCGCCATGCCGGCCTTGCCAGGGCCGAGGCCTGCCGCGGCGCTGGCCGTGGACGCGAATGGAGCGCATGTGGTTTTTGCCTGCGATCAGGATGGCGCCGTCTGGGCCAGCACGCAAATCGCCCATGCCCCTGCAGCGGCTTCCGTTCTCGATTCCTCGATGTGGACGGCCTGGCAGCGCTTGCCCTTGCCGCCCGCCAATGGAGGCCTGGCCGCGTTGCGCAATGCCGACGGGCTTATCGAACTGTTTCTGCGCGACCGGACCACGGGGCATCTGCTTGCCTCCGTGCAGCAGCGGCCCGGCGGGGCGCAAGGTCCATGGCGGGCCGCTGTCGACATGGGTTTTTCGTACTCGGGCCAGCCGGTGGCCGCCCTGAAC is a genomic window containing:
- a CDS encoding PIG-L family deacetylase — translated: MKAIRWLMALCGVLALAGGPLASWAGPALAQCNGIKDLVFVPHQDDDLLFMNPDIESAIDAGGCVQVVYLTASERGEGEPYMLGRERGVRAAYAYMAQTANEWTEDTVGVGARTIARFTLAGNRRVQLLHMRIKDPWLGKGWGSLTPLSQVESVPGTTADSLGAFAQAYTRQDLVQTIAGIIRDYAPSTIRHMDDTVAVPYTALCWRCAGHDHPDHIASARLVRDALRTFPEGLFAEVAYVDYPSQERDANLSSAEIADKTEAFRRYAWDDYRYCSGADHCKEPAGPAASWVGRSYYVSRRSAPPILLPALGGGYLLLAVGESNRAANVWTSTLRRWNSLGGRSADPIAAFQYPDGGAGILARDANGRVWTQRQDAQGRWEGWQAIAGARMKRLPAVAAQEAAAVGLGNDGVFHFSAYSPEGRNWPAWIAMPALPGPRPAAALAVDANGAHVVFACDQDGAVWASTQIAHAPAAASVLDSSMWTAWQRLPLPPANGGLAALRNADGLIELFLRDRTTGHLLASVQQRPGGAQGPWRAAVDMGFSYSGQPVAALNEHGKVVAAALDGSSLWLVEEGKAVRIGTGMASVPALYSEAGVLHIAARAAQDGQAYWLRLRRGGAWSAAVLIDPPPAGGGNSFIAAPLRADAPAAPTLAARLP